ATTCTTGCGTCTTCCTGCTCATATTCTATATTAAAACTTGTTTGTGCAGATTCATCGATGAGAACCCAGGTCGTCAAAGCATCACAGGCAGCTTCAAGCCAATCGACGTCGGCGAATGGAGCGAGCAAGTGTATATCAAGCCTACACTCGCGCTATTCAACGCCATCGCCTCACATGACCGTGCCACTGTCCAACAAATCAtctcatcgtcttcgtcgctGCCAGAGCAGGATTCAGAGGGGGGAGCGATTAACATTAACCAACGAGACCATGTTGGCCGCACTGCGTTACACGTTGCCATCTTCTCAAAGGCTACAGATATAGCCCTAGACCTCATCGACGCCGGCGCGCGGATTACGGCACGGATCGCAGACGGGCGTGCGCCGTTGCATCTCGCGGCGCAGGCGGATTTGAAAGAAGTCGTGAGTAAGCTGCTGGAGAGGAGCGCGTACAACAGGGAAGAAATGCAGAAGAGGTCCGGATATGAGGTCTCGAATGACAACGGTGCGATGAATGTTCAAGATGAGATTGAGCGGCCTTCTTCCGAGGATGATTGGAGTTCGCATGATGACGAGGATGTTGTCATGTCCGCTGACagcgatgatgaagatgataaagATGAGGGTACCAAAAAGAGGGGTTCCACAAATGAAGACACAGAAGTTGAAACTGCCGAGAATGAGATCAATGTAGAGGAAGAAAATCAACCCGATATCATCGACGTCAACGAATTCGACTGGGACTACGGATTTTCTGCGCTCTCCTACGCCATCCTCTTCGCATCCATCCCGACAATATCCACTCTCATTTCGAACGGAGCAGATGTTAAACTCGCCTCATCCTCCACCAATCGCAAAACGCCTCTACACCCCCTCACGCTCACTATCCTCCGCCCTGCCGAGTccgacgaagaggaaaaagacGCATGCGCAGTCGCAGAGTGCCTGCTCAAAGCGGGCGCGACGTCCACAACTGCCGACACCGACCAGATGTGCACCATCTTCCACTGTGCTGTGGCTGCAGGTCGCACGCGGCTGGTGGAGACGCTGCTACGGTACGACCCGCACGCGCATGCAGCGGTCGACTTCCCCATGTTTCAGAACCACCGGTTCGTGTGCTTCCCACTCGCGAGCGCTGTAGCCAACAGGCACTATGCGCTTGTTGCACTGCTTCTGGCATATGGCGCCAAGCTGGAGCTAGATGAAAGGGATATCAGCCGTGCTATGGCGGCAGCGTATGTGTACTTCTTCGTTATTCGTGGATTTACGATGTTGAAAATATTTTAATGTTTTTTAGATCTCCAAATATAGTTAGGGAGATGAACCATTATCGCTACAACCATGTCACCAATTACCTACAGCTCGCATATCAGCCAATTGAACTCACATTGAAGAACCATGATGATTTAGGAAAACTACTCCTCAATTTGGGAGCCCCTATCAACATCGCCATACTGGAATCGTGTGGAATGAACTACGGCGCAGGAGGCAGGATGACTGTCAAAGATTGGGTTGATATGATGGTATCGGCCCTCAGCAGACGGATCGAAGACAAAAAGTCCGAGAGTGCTCAGAAAAAGCTGGAAGATACAGTCACACCAAGTTTTTCCGGTGGATTAGACAAAGGATGGTCCATATTCTTCAGAGACCAGCTCACAGTTGTCTCTCAGTTCAAAGCCAACGAACCATGGCGCATCTCCGAGCACGCCAGAATAGCGagacaagaaaaagacaCTATAGCGCAGATGGAAGACCTCAAGGAGTATTTCACCGAGATGCAGACCTTACTGGCGGACAAAGGCGCTAAGTCGTGGCAGGAACTATTCCCCGACATCGAGACACACGCCACTACAACGGCAGATGGACATGGTTCGTGGAAGGATGGCCAACACCAAACGACCAGCGCGAAACGCACTGTGTCCTACACAACCTTGAGTGGCCAAAATCGTAGTGGGTATGGTCACTACTACTCCCGGAAGGTCCCAGAGCACCTACTTCCGGCTTACGACGAACTGTTTGAGGCATGCTATGCAGGTGATAACGAAACAATCCAGAGGCTTTGCTTGCCATCCAACGGATATGAAACCGTTGATGGTCCGCTGAATATCTCGGTCAGGATTGTTAATTCATCGACGGACGACTGTGAAAATCTTGGCAAGTCGTTCTCCATTTCTTTGCAAAGTTGGGGTCGTTAATGTTGAATGTTCAGGGTATACACCTCTCACAGCTGCAATAGCGGGGCGTCGGTGGTCCACAGCTAAGTTTATTCTTGCAGTAGCGATTGCCCAGTACCACCCAAACGATAAACGAGACCGGATAAAATCTGACCTCAACATTCAACTAGGTACGTCATCAGaacttttcttcttcatcctcatatCATTTATCCCTCTCACGCagaggaagacgacgacTCTGATGCTGCAAGCGATGCCTCAGGAGAGTCAAACGCGACTGTCGAACCAATCAACTTTATTAACATTGTGACGCGTAAATCGACGGTGCAAAGTCCTGTGCCCCCTGGCGCAATGCTGACTGACGCGGAGGTCGAATGGGTCTATCATCCCCCTTCTACATCTCCCTTCAGCTCCGCTTTGCCAATGTTAATGCGCGCAACCGCTCTCGAGAAAGCCGTCGCTGAACATGATCTTGATGCATTTACACATATCATAGATCTATACAACATCCTACCAGAAAAGCTACGTAAAGTCGAGTTCGGCACTAAGGTGCTGCGCTGCATTCTGTCTCACAACCAGGTCCAAATGCTCGATGCGTATATACGAAGGACGGCTGTCGGGGTGGACGTCGCTGTCATCAAGCGTAGTCTCAGTATCGGTAACGATAATGGAAATGTGGCGAGGTCTAAAATTCAAGGGGAGCAGCCGGTGCCTCTGCCAACATCAACGACGAACGACGCGAACAAGGTGTACGCAGGTCTCAATGTGCATGGAAAAAAGAGGTTAGATCTGGCACGGAAAAACGACCCCGATGCTTCAGATTTTGATGATGACTCAGATGCTGAAGGGAGGAGGGATATACCCCTTTTATGGCAGGCTATCCAAGTCGGCGCAAAAGAGATTATCGCATACTTACGATCTGAAAGGGTGTACGAAGCATACGACGCATATATCAACGCCCATGCTCCGTCTCAGGATAAAGCAAGGCTGCTGAACTACTATTTGCTTGGAGATAAGACTAAACCAGAGGGTAGGATGTCTCCCTCTACGAAGATGAATTGGGAGGCAAAGATGAAACGAGAGGCGAAAGCACGCCTCGCAGGCTTGTTAGGTTGGACGATAAACGCTCTTGGGGAGTCACCCCTCGCCGCTGCACTCATCACGGATTCTGTTGAGATGATTGAAACCCTGGAGAAGATGGAGCCAGGGTTACATGAAAAGGCGTTGCAAACCACGTGAGTTTCTACTAGAGTCCACGAAGAGGGGGGGATGGAACTTTAATTCTCTTTTCAATATGTAGCATCAAGTTCGTGGGCATCAACTACCTGATGTTCGCCGTAGAAGCCAACTGCCCACCCGATGTGATCGATTACCTACTAGCAAAGGGTGTCTCTCCCACCGAGCGTTCTGCTCATCGGGGGTATGTTTCTCCCTTCATCCTTTCCATTCGACGCCTTTGCTGACATTTACTTTGCTCTGCACAGGTGGAACATATATCATTACATCTGCGCGCAAAATAACCTCACCTTGCTGGCCCATTTTTTGAAGACGCTGCCAAGGGATGTGAATGAGGAATTGTTGATGCAGCGGTCTAAGGGGCGTGGGAATACAGTACGTGATGTCTGTCGGCGCTTTCCTGACAAAATGCTAACGTCCTGTGTAATTTTCTTTGCATTTTATTCTAATTTAGCCTCTGCATGTTGCAATCAAGACAGGCCATGTCGAGCTCGCGGGAACAATTCTTAGGTATACTGAGTGTGTCAAGGATCACTTGCTGGCACGCGACGCGCATGGACAGACAGCATTACACGCGGCGGTACGCACAGGGCGCGCCCAGACGGCGGAACTGATATTTGACGTTGCGGGGCGACTTACTGCCTCGGCTTCAAAGGGGTCGTCATCATCGGGATCTTCGCTGCAGCTCGAGCTTCTCAACACGGAAGACAGTGTTGGACTGACGCCACTCGAAATATCTCGCAACGCCGAGCTCGCTATGCGCGTGCAGGGTGCACGTTCCCTATATGATGGCGTACAGTGTGGAGGAGTACAGCCGAATGGGGACGTGGATTCACTGATCCGAACTCGAAGGATTGTGGTGCAGAGGGCGGAGACTAAAGACGAAAAGCGTCAGAGAGAAGCGCGTGGGAGTGCATTTTATGTGTACGTGATGGGTGCTAGGAGGAGGGTAAGAAAGGATTGGGATATGGATGAGCGAGGGACGGAAGAGTGTGTTGATGAGCTTAAAAATATGCTTGCAAGGCTAGAGTCGGTTGGTTATTCAGCCTCTGGTTCGGCACTTCAAGTGGAAAAAGTAAAGCAGTGGATCACGTACATGGACCACCTCATATCACGCGAGAAAGAGCGCGAGAAAGAGCGGGGAGAAGAAATACAAATGGCGGAGGAGGACTACGAAAGGCGAAAGAAGGCTGACAAGGGCGATCAGCTTGAaggcgaggaagaggagaatACAGGGATACGCGTTCAAGGGAGGACAGAAGAGTGGGATACTCTCGCGACATACTTTGTCCTAGAGGACTTTGTCGCCCTCTACAAGGACAATATCACAGTAGGGACTATTACACACAACCGCCACCTGGTCCATCTCTCCGACGTTCTATGCTCCGTGGAGGCGACACTCGCCAAGGCGAGCAGTGCTGAGGGCCTCGTGCACGAGGACTACAGCGATCCAGACCGTGCAAGCCAGGAAGCGTACGGCGGAAGATATCGCAGGGGTCACCGACGAATTCAGAAATACGGTGCAGAGGGCGAGTTGGAAAAGGAGCATGataaagaggaagaggaaaggAGGCAACGGAAAAGGAGCATGGTGTTTGAGTACATTGCCTTGGGCCCTGATAGGCACTGAACGAAGATGATTTCTGTTTCTCTGTGTATCTTGGTATCATATATGAGATGGTAACGTAAAAAAAATACAATTTTTTGTTCCTTTATGGATGGCAAGCCGTGCCCCTTGGGCTTAAGCGCTCACTGGCACCTTTTTTAGGTATAGGGGCTCCCGTTGGTAATTGAATTTCGGCAAAGGCGAGCATCGTTTTCGCACACAGAACTAAGTATAAGTATACGGAAGAGATAGAACAATATCTTTATTTTGTACTGTTTGTTGGGTGTTAAGGGTATTGAACAGTTGCGTTAGATGCGTAAAGTAATTCTCGAGTCAGGCGATTACATTTGGCACTGGGAGCTCAATACTTTTCCGACACCCCTTTTAAATCATCTGGTAAAAAGAAATAGCAACAAAATACAGGACGTCGTTATGATCAACAAAACATACAGTTAAACATTTCCTTTGATAATGTCGGCCGCTAGAGGATCAAAGAATAAGCAGTGAGAATTTTGCGTTACAATAAAAGAGTAACATGACTAACCAATTTCACCGATAGTGAATGCCGTAGCTAAGGAATCAATCAAAGTGTGTAAGCGTAATCAATTCAGAAACATGCAAAAAACGATGAACCTTGGAGGTGTGCGCCTATATGCAGCGGAAGAATCGAAACATCGACAACGCGGATGTTGGTGGTGTTATACACCTATAAAACATTGAGATTTAAACTTAAAAGGTTCCAGGTGAATTTCAGTAATGAACAAGTCGCACTTTGAGTTTCGTGTCGACAACTCCGCCATCTTCCAGAGGAAGCAAGGAACAGGAGCCAATGGTGTCTAGATGGTATTTTTGGTTAGTTCGCCAGGTTATTGAAACACCTTGAGATTGGATGTACGATATGTAGTGACCAAATAGGTCTTGATAAAATCTaaaggtatgtttagaaaaGAAGCAATCAGTGTAGATAGAGAAAAAACACAAACCGGCGATTTGCTCGTCAGTTTGACACTCGGGCCCAGGATGCACCTCATCTAAAAAATTTTAGGTGCTGTCTGCAAGCTAGTAATCGCATTGGGCGGCTGTAGCGTACCTAGAAGATAACTCTGTAAAGGCTCGGTTTTGGCGAGACGACGACTGAACTTGAAAAGCTCAATAAGTAAGTGGATGTCGTATTCTTCCTCGAAGTAGTGAGGGTCGATAGCAGGATAATCAATAGGATCGGCGGACTTGATGTGCTATTACGAGAAATAAGTATTCATGTACTGAACAAAAGTGCAAATAGGACTTACAATACTCCCGCGAGAGAATGGGTGGTTCAGTAAAAGGTAAAAGGCACCGTATTTCTTTCCAGGTTTGGCTAGGCctgcgcatatactcaatATTTTTATACTTAACAAAACCCATTCAATGACTCACCCGGAATGGCCGGTGCGCCTTGCACAAGGATAATTTCACAATTCGGTGATCCTCTCTTCAGGGCTTCGAGCTGTAGCCTGTATTGTTTCCTTTGCAAAGAAGAGTATTTTCCAGAGGCGATACCCTCATCGACTGTTTTCTTGAGCTGGGTATAGATAGTGTCTGAGTCGGGGCTTAGCTGTGACAGAGGGACAAATGCCATGATGTTGATGGCTAAGCCGAGAAGGCCCTTCCCTTCTTTTTGGCTACAAAAAGTGAAGCGGAAAAGTCAATTGATATAATACATATGAAACGTTGAACCTGTGGCATACAAAAGTGCAAtttgtttttctctttcaaccGGATCATGCAGGTTGTCAAAAGTTTGGACCTCTTCTTTCTTATCTTCGCGGATTTCTAGTTAATAGGAGATAGGGGTCAATGTACACTCCAGACATAACGTATTGACGGAACATCACCATGAGTAGCTGTAAAAAACACATGCTCTTGAATGTTACTGCCAACTCCAGGGAGGTCAAGCTTGACTTCAATGTTATGTTTCTCAAGCAGCTTCTTGTCGCCTATGCCGGACAACTCAAGTATCTTTTGAAATTGAAACGTTTGAATTATGGGTTATAAGGTGCAAATTTAGTTCTTACTTGCGGATCGAGGATAGCACTGTAGGAAAAGGGAATATGTCAATCATTCGTCATTTTACAAATCAATTGTGAGTCTGAAGGAACACACCCTGAAGATAGAACCACCTCCCTCCCAACTTTGACTAGATGCGTCTGTTTATCGTAAATAAAGGTGACGCCCGTAGCTGTTAAGAGGTTGCCGTCCTTTCTTGACTCCAGTCTCACGACGTGAGCCCCTGTAAGGACGGTGAGATTTTGCCGTGATGATGCGAGTGTGTAATAGGACTTGTTAAGGTGAGTCGATATCatatcaaaaagaaaaagtggAAGTCATACATTGGCAGCGTATGAGCgaattcgatttttgggATGGATTGTGAGCGGTGATAGCCAAGTTCCCGTATTCTGTAAAAAGCATGTTTAGCGCGAAATAATGACGTGGGTTGTAAGAAGCAAATTTCACATTTCCAGACAGCTACACAAAGAGGAGATCATTAATAGTGACGATATATAAAGGTATGCTGAAGGACATACTGGTTCTGGCGCAGGTAGAATGCCGAACTTAACCAAGCTCTATGAAGACAAGGAAGATACTGAGCTACAATCGAAATTATAATGACTTGGTATCATACATCGTTGAACGGCTTCTCGAGACCTGAGAGAGTTAAGGCATGACTGACAGTCAATGGACCTGATCTGAAATTACTTCAACAATCAAACCGTTTAAATTGAAAGTCCTACCTTCATTTCCATGATGAGCGAGGTCATAGTTTATGGACTGGTCCTTGACTTCAGGCTCAATGAAGGTTTCGGTTTTGAgttgatattttttgaacAATTCCCAGTTCCATCCAGGGTTTCCCAATTTCTCGATAGCTAGAACACAGATATGTGGGCCCATAAATGGTCGAGAGGTACAGTTATCACGTACCGTCATAATCTCCTTTGTTAGCCAGATGATATTGGAAAAAGTTGATAGCAGAACTTCCACCAAGGCCTTTGCCGCTGAAGAAAAGATCGAATCTAATAACAACAACTGGACTTTTGTGGTCGGAGCTTACCGAGGCCAAGGAACAGAGCGTCCATTGACGTTTGCTTGAGGTTCAGTTTTGAAAGCCCAGTCGTAAGACGGGTTCCCGAAGTGGCTACCGTAGGCCGCAGGTGTTACTACGTAAAGAAGTTTTACATTTGGGCAATTTTTATAAGCGTAGCTCCTTACATATGGCGGGATCGTTCAAGTTATCAGCACCGGCTTCAAGAATGAGGATAGATAATGCGGGGTCTTCGGACAAACGTGTCGCCAATGTAAGCCCAGACGTTCCTCCTCCTGTAGAAAGATCGGAAA
The sequence above is a segment of the Psilocybe cubensis strain MGC-MH-2018 chromosome 4, whole genome shotgun sequence genome. Coding sequences within it:
- a CDS encoding GMC oxidoreductase family protein Mala s 12, producing MTATIDQVSEKTFDYIIIGGGTSGLTLATRLSEDPALSILILEAGADNLNDPAILTPAAYGSHFGNPSYDWAFKTEPQANVNGRSVPWPRGKGLGGSSAINFFQYHLANKGDYDAIEKLGNPGWNWELFKKYQLKTETFIEPEVKDQSINYDLAHHGNEGPLTVSHALTLSGLEKPFNDSLVKFGILPAPEPNTGTWLSPLTIHPKNRIRSYAANSYYTLASSRQNLTVLTGAHVVRLESRKDGNLLTATGVTFIYDKQTHLVKVGREVVLSSGAILDPQILELSGIGDKKLLEKHNIEVKLDLPGVGSNIQEHVFFTATHEIREDKKEEVQTFDNLHDPVEREKQIALFQKEGKGLLGLAINIMAFVPLSQLSPDSDTIYTQLKKTVDEGIASGKYSSLQRKQYRLQLEALKRGSPNCEIILVQGAPAIPGLAKPGKKYGAFYLLLNHPFSRGSIHIKSADPIDYPAIDPHYFEEEYDIHLLIELFKFSRRLAKTEPLQSYLLDEVHPGPECQTDEQIADFIKTYLVTTYHTIGSCSLLPLEDGGVVDTKLKVYNTTNIRVVDVSILPLHIGAHLQATAFTIGEIAADIIKGNV
- a CDS encoding hypothetical protein (Uncharacterized protein R883), whose translation is MQSTSKVQAFIDRISALPAGSGVSLDAALQPSLEEEAELRRLFAMDRTNARLSDPHVGLVDVFAAPSAIRTTRARVVDGPEDLDAKYVMPIADSHRRAEGMPCTVADLEEFKKNWSIFTEGSLSQLLNWNNVVAAGGSVLACLSPVPKRNKASKRKIRTYFHSKAYPTSDVDLFLWGLTPEQAEIKIKEIYEAVRDSVPWDVTCIRTKHTISIHSQYPYRSVQIVLRLYQSPAEILAGFDIDAPCNRVWANPRAVVAMMRQCNTVDMTRRSPSYEVRLAKYSQRHFEVYVPTLERSKIDPTIYERSIARTEGLARLLSLEKLTTDNLRNTFLEARRELRGRRLAAALQRPRRRTRKYKGDIKSDKGDASVLVEVNNYDVTALHIPYGPGWDAKRIDKLVYQTDLATFNPQNKGRRLHRHPAFFGKIDECIEDCCGNCPKPIDEDERKLQAEEDEVYIRGRIRQVHSCVFLLIFYIKTCLCRFIDENPGRQSITGSFKPIDVGEWSEQVYIKPTLALFNAIASHDRATVQQIISSSSSLPEQDSEGGAININQRDHVGRTALHVAIFSKATDIALDLIDAGARITARIADGRAPLHLAAQADLKEVVSKLLERSAYNREEMQKRSGYEVSNDNGAMNVQDEIERPSSEDDWSSHDDEDVVMSADSDDEDDKDEGTKKRGSTNEDTEVETAENEINVEEENQPDIIDVNEFDWDYGFSALSYAILFASIPTISTLISNGADVKLASSSTNRKTPLHPLTLTILRPAESDEEEKDACAVAECLLKAGATSTTADTDQMCTIFHCAVAAGRTRLVETLLRYDPHAHAAVDFPMFQNHRFVCFPLASAVANRHYALVALLLAYGAKLELDERDISRAMAAASPNIVREMNHYRYNHVTNYLQLAYQPIELTLKNHDDLGKLLLNLGAPINIAILESCGMNYGAGGRMTVKDWVDMMVSALSRRIEDKKSESAQKKLEDTVTPSFSGGLDKGWSIFFRDQLTVVSQFKANEPWRISEHARIARQEKDTIAQMEDLKEYFTEMQTLLADKGAKSWQELFPDIETHATTTADGHGSWKDGQHQTTSAKRTVSYTTLSGQNRSGYGHYYSRKVPEHLLPAYDELFEACYAGDNETIQRLCLPSNGYETVDGPLNISVRIVNSSTDDCENLGKSFSISLQTGRRWSTAKFILAVAIAQYHPNDKRDRIKSDLNIQLEEDDDSDAASDASGESNATVEPINFINIVTRKSTVQSPVPPGAMLTDAEVEWVYHPPSTSPFSSALPMLMRATALEKAVAEHDLDAFTHIIDLYNILPEKLRKVEFGTKVLRCILSHNQVQMLDAYIRRTAVGVDVAVIKRSLSIGNDNGNVARSKIQGEQPVPLPTSTTNDANKVYAGLNVHGKKRLDLARKNDPDASDFDDDSDAEGRRDIPLLWQAIQVGAKEIIAYLRSERVYEAYDAYINAHAPSQDKARLLNYYLLGDKTKPEGRMSPSTKMNWEAKMKREAKARLAGLLGWTINALGESPLAAALITDSVEMIETLEKMEPGLHEKALQTTIKFVGINYLMFAVEANCPPDVIDYLLAKGVSPTERSAHRGWNIYHYICAQNNLTLLAHFLKTLPRDVNEELLMQRSKGRGNTPLHVAIKTGHVELAGTILRYTECVKDHLLARDAHGQTALHAAVRTGRAQTAELIFDVAGRLTASASKGSSSSGSSLQLELLNTEDSVGLTPLEISRNAELAMRVQGARSLYDGVQCGGVQPNGDVDSLIRTRRIVVQRAETKDEKRQREARGSAFYVYVMGARRRVRKDWDMDERGTEECVDELKNMLARLESVGYSASGSALQVEKVKQWITYMDHLISREKEREKERGEEIQMAEEDYERRKKADKGDQLEGEEEENTGIRVQGRTEEWDTLATYFVLEDFVALYKDNITVGTITHNRHLVHLSDVLCSVEATLAKASSAEGLVHEDYSDPDRASQEAYGGRYRRGHRRIQKYGAEGELEKEHDKEEEERRQRKRSMVFEYIALGPDRH